In the genome of Streptomyces sp. NBC_00190, one region contains:
- a CDS encoding MFS transporter, with product MSSPPADSSRTPARRRTPAWAGRNYTLLTGAAVVTNLGSHGALIAAAFAVLEAGGSGADVGLVAAARTLPLVLFLLIGGALADRLPRHHVMVAANALNCLSQAAFAVLVLAGDPQLWQMMLLTALCGTGTAFFNPAAEGMLLSTVSGEHANRAFALFRMAMNGAGIGGAALGGAMIAAFGPGWVLAVDAAAFAIAGALRAFLDVGHIAERAPGGGLLADLREGWVEVRTRPWLWSIVLQFSVVVAVVGAAEAVYGPLVARDRLGGPAPWGLALACFGAGTIAGAVLMMVWKPRRLLLVGTLCVFPLALPSAGLAVPLPVWALCAVMFVSGTAIEVFGVNWMTTMHQEIPEEKFSRVSAYDWFGSVSMLPLATALAGPAETAFGRTQALWGCAALVVLATALVLLIPDVRHLTRRPPAAPVAAATAPAATAPAASGPAASGPAASDPAERSDSRPLTPG from the coding sequence CACCAACCTCGGCAGCCACGGAGCGCTCATCGCTGCCGCGTTCGCGGTTCTGGAGGCCGGCGGATCGGGCGCCGACGTCGGTCTGGTCGCGGCCGCCCGAACGCTGCCGCTCGTCCTCTTCCTGCTCATCGGCGGCGCACTCGCCGACCGGCTGCCGCGCCACCACGTGATGGTCGCGGCCAATGCCCTCAACTGCCTCTCCCAAGCGGCCTTCGCCGTGCTCGTCCTCGCCGGTGACCCCCAGCTGTGGCAGATGATGCTGCTGACCGCTCTGTGCGGCACCGGTACGGCCTTCTTCAACCCGGCGGCCGAGGGCATGCTGCTGTCCACCGTCTCCGGTGAGCACGCCAACCGCGCCTTCGCGCTCTTCCGCATGGCGATGAACGGCGCGGGCATCGGCGGAGCGGCCCTCGGCGGAGCGATGATCGCCGCGTTCGGACCCGGCTGGGTACTGGCCGTGGACGCCGCGGCCTTCGCGATCGCGGGCGCCCTGCGGGCCTTCCTCGACGTCGGCCACATCGCCGAACGGGCTCCCGGCGGCGGCCTCCTGGCCGACCTGCGCGAGGGCTGGGTGGAGGTCAGGACCCGGCCCTGGCTGTGGAGCATCGTGCTCCAGTTCTCCGTCGTGGTCGCCGTCGTCGGGGCCGCGGAGGCGGTCTACGGTCCGCTGGTCGCCCGCGACCGGCTGGGCGGCCCGGCGCCCTGGGGGCTGGCCCTGGCCTGCTTCGGCGCGGGCACCATCGCGGGCGCCGTCCTGATGATGGTGTGGAAGCCGCGCCGGCTGCTGCTGGTCGGCACCCTGTGCGTGTTCCCGCTCGCGCTGCCGTCGGCGGGGCTGGCCGTACCGCTGCCGGTGTGGGCCCTGTGCGCGGTGATGTTCGTGAGCGGCACGGCCATCGAGGTGTTCGGTGTGAACTGGATGACCACGATGCACCAGGAGATCCCCGAGGAGAAGTTCTCCCGGGTCTCCGCCTACGACTGGTTCGGCTCGGTGTCGATGCTCCCCCTGGCCACCGCCCTCGCGGGCCCGGCCGAAACGGCCTTCGGCCGCACCCAGGCCCTGTGGGGCTGCGCGGCCCTGGTCGTCCTGGCCACGGCCCTGGTCCTGCTGATCCCGGACGTCCGCCACCTGACCCGCAGGCCCCCGGCCGCACCGGTCGCTGCCGCCACCGCCCCGGCCGCCACCGCCCCGGCCGCCTCCGGGCCGGCCGCCTCCGGGCCGGCCGCCTCCGACCCCGCGGAGCGGAGCGACAGCCGACCGCTCACCCCAGGCTGA